The segment CATTCTTGCAGAAGCCCAAACTCATCAATTATCGACCAATCCTTTCATATCATGCACAAGGAgcctgcttaagaccatataatgctttctttaatTTGCATGCATGAGACTCTTTCTCTTGAATCGTGAATCCTTCAAGTTGCTCAATGCAGACCTCTTCTTAAATTACAACATTgagaaaagttgtcttcacatccatctgatgtagcttccatcccttagctgctgCGATGGCAATGATGGTCCTGATAGAAGTATAGTGAGCAACTAgaacaaatgtttcttcatagtctattccttctttatgagagaaACCACGTGCCACGAATCTAGCCttgtacttctcaatgcttccaccAGTTGCATGCTTAATCTCGAAtaaccacttggaagatacaactaaCTTTCTTTCAGGTCTAGGTACAGTATCCCAAACATTATTCTTAATAATGGATTGATATTTTTCATCCACAACATCTTTCCATACTTGTTGATTTGAGGCTTCCTCAATACTGGAAGGTTCagtctcaataagattacacatgaATGCAACGTAGCTGGAGATTCTCTATGGTCTTCTACTTTCTTTGAATGTGCCTCTAGGGGCCGCAAAATTTTCTGCCTCCTCCATAGTGttccttgcccaaagaggtctctttcaaTTCACAATAATATCTCTATGCCCATCAGTAGGATCCAAAGGCTCAATTGGATCAATAGCCTCTTCAGGTTCAACAGACCCCCTCTAAATCTCAAGAGTATGATCAAtgtccatgtcttgaggagtctcttgatcttcatcatttatctccatgcatgaacctttagattttctgaatgcaacatcttcttcaagGGCAACATCTCTGCTAACCTCTATATGCTTCTGACCTAAAatgtagattctgtaggctttagaagtttcattGTAGCCCACAAATATCCCTTTCTTGCCAGAAGGATCCAACTTAGTTCTTTTATCTTGAAGTACATGAACATACactggacaaccaaagattctcaagTGACTGACTTCAGGCTTCACACCTGTAAAGGCTTCTTCTGGAGTCATATTTTGCAGTATCCAATGAGGACTTCTATTTTGAACATATACTGTTGTCCTGGATGCTTCAGCCCAAAGAAATGTTTGAAGGTCTTGACTATGGATCATGGCTTTTGCAACTTCAACAATGgatttgttctttctttctgcaaccccattttgttgtgggttgtaagggacacaaaactcccttttAATTCCTGCCTCAATACAAAAATTATGAAAGCTAccagaggtgtattcacctccattatcataCCTTAAAAATTTAATTGTTTTCCCAGACAAGTTTTCTACTTGGgtcttaaactctttaaatctacctaggacttcatcagattctttagtcttcaagaaataaatccaagttttcctagagaaatcatctatgaaaattacataatacaaaaatccacttagggatgccatagacattggaccacataaattagaatgtacaagatctaatatTTCTTTTGATCTACTTTCACTGCTATGAAATTGACTCTTagtatttttacccatagcacaacctttacaagtactgTCATGCACATGACTAAGTTTACAAATAACTTTAACCATATTTTCCAATGGTGGAAGAGCTTTGTAATGTAGAtgaccaagtcttctatgccatagtttGCTGGAACTGGAAGAGTCATGTAGAAGAGCTTGAGCTGGATGAATGGAACGCTTGTACAAACACTCATGTCGATTCCCAATCACACGAGCAATCTTGATGCTGGAGTTCTTTTGCCATGCAAGAACTCTCCCTTCTAAAAATGCCACTTGATAACCTTTgtcctccaaggctgaaatagatAGAATATTCTTGGCATGAACAATACATCACTTAGATGAAGGGGAATGCCAGATTCTAGATGGAGAGAAGTGGCACCGAATCCTTTCACGGAATAGCATGTATCATCTCCAATGATCACTTGAAGGTTAGTCTCCCTTTCCACCAAATCTGAAAGATGTTCTTGATAGCCTGTGATGTGACGAGAAACTCCACTATCAATCAACTAGGTGTCACTATCCATGGGAACATTACTTGACAAGGCAGACATGAAGAGGAATCCATTAGAATTATCTCCAGCTTCCTTTTGAGTTGAGACTTCATTAATGTTTGCCACTTGATGCTTTGGCCTTGTTAAACAATCTcttgcatagtgaccaaacttgtcacatctaaagcattgaatgtgggagagatctttcttcttcttcttctttgaattagGTGCATAATCTGATCTTTGATCTCTATTCCTCTTGAACTTGTCTTTTCTCtaatttcttcctttcttcttagTAGATTGAGTGGCTAGAACATGAGTGTCTTCATTTTGAGAGGCTTTGCCATTTCCCCTTGTAGCAACCTagattcttcttggatgcaatTGACATGAATACGATCAAACTTAGGCAACTTGGATCTCCCACTCATACTTTGAATAAATGACTCCTAAGAATGAGGAAGGCCATTTAATGCCAACATGACAAGATCTTTATCCACAACTTGATCTCCAATGGCGCTTAGTTGATCCTTTAGCTCTGAGATCTTCATGAAGAATGATATGACTGTTTCTCCTTTCGCCATCTTGACTTGATGAAGTTGTTGCCTCAATACAAGAGCCATACTTGTGTTGTTGCTCTCATATAGACCTTCCAAGGTTTTGAACATGTCTCTTGCAGTTGTCATCTTGGAAATGGGAGGCACTAAGTGATCCTTCACGGAGTCAATCAAGACCTTATTTGCTTTTATGACACTCTTCTTGAATTGAAGTTTCTTTGCTTGATCTTCTGGCTCAGATAAATCTTTTTCTTCCACAAactgaagaagatcattttcttcaagtgcaataagAACTCTAAACTTCCACAAAGTGAAGTTTGAAgcaccttcaagtctatcttcGACCTTGAGACTGTTCACCATTTTTCAAGGCTTTGATATTGCTTCTTGAAGGTGAGAGATGAAAGAGAACTTCACTGCTATAAGGAAATTTGATCACGATCTTCTCAAACCTACtccgataccatgttaaatttatgaTCAGATTTAGAACAATGCAGATATGAGACAATTCACACAAGTTTACACaacatataccctgggaaaaccttccaacttgaaggtgaaaaacctagCAACAAATGTCTTTTATTATATTCGACAAAATAGCAAGTTGTATTTACAAAATTGCTTCATTCCTTGAAgctagataattggaaacaatcCACCATAGATGATATATGATCTGCAATGTGAATCAAACTTCCTTAGATAATCCATTAACTGTTGTAGATCATCTTTGATATGCAAATAGGTGCGAACTCCTGTGAGAATTCTACATCTGCTGAGTGTGTCTTCAAATACCAAGGGGAAGATAATTGATCTCCCTTTATACTCGTGCAAGGTGACTCTCCATAAGGAGTCGACTCCCTTAGGAATAAGACATCTCTTCGTTTAGGGCAATGTAACCTTTCATTAAGGGTGGCAGACTTTGCCAAAAGTCGGCCTCCTTTATAAGTATATTTATTTTGCAAACAAATAAAGAATCACACCACCTGGATAATTATCGATAGACTCCAAATATGTAAGGCCAAAGGCCAATTACATATTTGGTGGAATCGTCCCTCAAGGAGACTCTCGAAGATACATAcgacaacactccctcttagctagggaggactcCTTGCTCATATCTATGTCATggaatgacatccaccatggctactcctaaaGGGTGGAAAAAATTTCATCATGGAGGCACTCGACGTGATGACATCCATCATGGCTACAACCATGAATCAAAATGAatatgaacacaagtgcccatgATGGAGTCACTGAACAtgatgtcgtcatctcatcatgaTGATCACCATGGCTACTCTTAGAGGGTGATCAAACAcaagtgatgttgtcatggagtttCTCAACATGATATCCACcttggctactcccagagggtggaacaggGGCTTTCACCTCATACTTCTCTcaaagagaagaatgcattaacaagggcttgcacctctctcacagagaagaatgcattaaagtAAGAAATCACTGATGCTAAGACCCCCTATCaacaagggcttcattctccacaactccaagcttgtctcgaaaatgcacaaacttcactctggaaagaggtttggtgaGAATATTGGCCGTCTGATAATCAGTGTTAATGTACCTCAGCTGAATAACATTCCTTTGCACCATATCTCTAATATAGTGATATTTGATCTCTACATGCTTTGTTCTGTCAAGAAACACATGATTGACAGAAAGTttcacacaactttggttatcacaatgaataactgtaggctccaatgattgtccaaacaatcctgcaaggagcttccAAAGCCACACTGCTTCACGAGCTGCCACAAATGCTGCAATGTATTTTGCTTCTGTGGTGCTCAGTGACACTTAAGACTACTTCCTGctacaccaagaaatcatagcaGATTCCAAATTGAAGAAACAACCAAAGGTTCTCTTTCGATTAGTAACACCCCCCGCCCAATCAAAATCAGAACAGCCTTGCAGATTCAGGTCTACACTGGAAgaatatttcaagccatatccaactgtgccacacaagtatctcaagatatgcttggctaCAACTAGATGTATCtgccttggttcacacatgaattgactaagtgcactcactgcatagcaaatatccggtctagtgttaactagatacatcaaagaTCCAATCAACTGTCTGTACATAGTAGGATCCCCAAGATCTGAACTAACTGTAGATTCACTCAATTTCTTCAAGCTAGTTTCCATCAGTGTAGACATAGACTTGCAATCTAAAATTACAAATCTCTTTAAGATGTCAatggtatattttccttgacttaggatgATCTCATTAGGCTTTTGTGACACTTCCAATCCTAAGAAAAAATGCATAAGTCCtaggtccttcatctcaaattctgaaGTCAACTCCTTCTTGCATCTAAAGATGAGATGTTCTTCTCTagtaagaaataagtcatcaacatagagaactaagATTAAAGCTTCACCATCAACTACCTAGAAGTAAAGATTcagatcaacatcattcttgcagaACCCCAAACTCATCAAGTATCAgtcaatcctttcataccatgcacaaggagcctgcttaagaccatataattctttctttaatttgcatacatgagactctttcccatgaataaTGAAGCCtctaggttgctcaatgtagacctcttcttcaattacaccattgagaaaagttgtcttcacatccatctgatgtagcttcCATCTCTTAGTTGTTGCAATGGCAACGATGGTCCTGATGGAAGTATAGCAAGAaactggagcaaatgtttcttcatagtctattccttctttctaagagaaACCACGtgccacaaatctagccttgtacttcTTAATGCTTCCATTAGCTGCATGCTTAATCTTGAATAGCCAGTTGAAAGATACAACCGACTTTCCCTCAGGTCTAGgtacaatatcccaaacatcattcttaataatggattgatattcttcatccatagcatctttccatacttgctgATTTGAGGCTTCCTCAAAACTGGAAGGTTCaatctcaataagattacacatcaacGAAACATAGTCAGAGATTCTCTGTGGTCTTTTACTTTCTTTGAATGTGCCTCTAGGGGTCGCGAACTTTTCTGCCTCTTGGATAGTGTTCCTTGCCCAAATAGATCTCTTTCAATTCACAATAATATCTCTATGCCCATCAGTAGGATCCAAAGGCTCAATTGGATCAATAGCCTCTTCAGGTTtagtagactccctctgaatcttaggAGTATGATCAATGcccatgtcttgaggagtctcttgatcttcatcatctatctccatgcatgaacctctagattttctgaatgcaacatcttcttgAAAGGTGACATCTTCTTtagttttttagaatttttaatggtGTCATTTGTTTCTTTCAAATATTTTGGGTCCTTCGAATTGTATCTTTAATTGTTGGTATTTTTTTTTGGCATCAATCTAATGATCAGCTTCTATATTAAGGTTAATTTACATAAAAAGGCATCTTCTTCGCATTACCTCAGTTGCTATTTGATTCAAGACAACTTCCATTTGTATAAGAAAGCTTTAGTACTTTACTTCAGGTTATGCGTATTTTTGTTAGGATCACCTAAATGTTCAATTTATCATTGCAAATGCAATTTAATTGTATTGAGCTGGCTTGTTAGCAAATTTGACCATGAACAATTACCtcaatttgattatttttatgctccatcaaagtacattacTTTCTTTTGACTTTGTGCAAGAAATAAAGTATTGATATTTGGTTTATAAATAGATATTTCACATATAAAAAGTTGAATACTATTAGCAAAGAACTCTTTTAACTTATCAGAGATGGAAGGGACAAACCTTCAAGCATGCAATTTATGTCTCGGTCTAATCCGAAGTGGAAAGTGTAAAACCATTACACCAAGGCCATGCTCAACACTCACAGTTAAGCATGCATTTATTTGTTAATACTTGAAGCCATTAAATTTATTCTTAAGATGTTGAAGAGCCTTGAAATATCTATGTTTATAAGTAGATAGATTTATAACATTTGAAGATTAGGTCACATTGTATTTTTATAGGTGTTGTTACGAaggatgttggcattctacactcttatgagaatagttgatgttgtcattgatggcaaacaactGGCAACTCAtcgacaattggtttctacatgctcaacatcacaaacttcatacaccgataGACATCGACACCGACAGGCACTTACaccagcattcagattacatcggcaacaaagcataccaacactccaaccgacatgggataaacttttgtttattgtaatataattatcttttgtaagccgacatggtatattgtaaaagactcatatatgtatgagatcttataagtcattttggtaTGTGTAGTAGAAGACATGTATGGTAGATAATAATTGTTtagtgatagcgaaggttttggttatagactgagtttaaactagtactgaacttggcattagagatgctgttttgagcagtacattgtattggatttaataatccattttgtagttagtgtgactcttcattgagcagtgagctctaggctgttggcctccctgcatgtatatgccccttattgtaagtagtatttattcattggccagtaagtaaatattgtgggtcacaaatcccaccaaggtttttttccacactgggtttcttCGTTAaatatctcgtgttatggtgtgtttctatgctgtctctaGTATTTTTGTTTActacaataattcttatttatcgatacattattttgggttgcaaagttataaataagtttaaatattctgctaaccggttagacactgattcgcccccccctctcagtttctttgggactgtcactgaatctaacaattggtatcagagcctgatcctctatttgcaaaatcctaacaacttgaggaatattctgacatcggtacaaatggagaacttaagaaaacagttggaaggagctcttgaagattttgatgcagaaaaaattGAAGGATATCAAACTTGAAGCTGATTTGaagactgctaaggaattcattaaaggactctaggagaacctggttatagcacaaaataagagaaaggaacttcatgagaagatccagaatgatgatgatgaaaaggaaactcttagagacattgcaaataagttgagataagaaaacaataatatgaagaatgaaatgcaagatatgactacg is part of the Cryptomeria japonica chromosome 10, Sugi_1.0, whole genome shotgun sequence genome and harbors:
- the LOC131060833 gene encoding uncharacterized protein LOC131060833, with product MVNSLKVEDRLEGASNFTLWKFRVLIALEENDLLQFVEEKDLSEPEDQAKKLQFKKSVIKANKVLIDSVKDHLVPPISKMTTARDMFKTLEGLYESNNTSMALVLRQQLHQVKMAKGETVISFFMKISELKDQLSAIGDQVVDKDLVMLALNGLPHS